The Punica granatum isolate Tunisia-2019 chromosome 4, ASM765513v2, whole genome shotgun sequence genome has a window encoding:
- the LOC116202937 gene encoding uncharacterized protein LOC116202937, with protein sequence MESSSSPSSKDNEKTKTTVTEADDEPNYHSLGSPSRNLLQEAVMAILRCLGFERENATAQVVESGSTRSVAEKESEGKERDSSSSPQPKEEGGKGDGGAASAILSVLPRSLPAHDPPSTATSQDNVPPATTTSSLAFQRPTGPPLNTGSGGQHN encoded by the exons ATGGAGTCTTCATCGTCCCCATCAAGTAAGGATAATGAGAAGACCAAAACGACGGTGACTGAGGCTGATGATGAGCCCAACTACCACTCTCTCGGTTCTCCCAGCCGGAACTTACTCCAAGAAGCCGTGATGGCCATCCTACGGTGCTTAGGGTTCGAAAGAGAGAACGCGACGGCCCAAGTGGTTGAGAGCGGTTCTACTCGCTCTGTTGCCGAGAAGGAAAGTGAGGGCAAAGAGAGAGACTCGTCATCTTCTCCACAGCCGAAAGAAGAAGGCGGCAAAGGAGATGGAGGAGCTGCCTCAGCCATCTTGTCGGTTCTTCCACGCTCCTTGCCGGCGCATGACCCACCATCGACGGCCACATCACAA GACAACGTTCCTCCGGCAACGACAACGTCGTCACTTGCATTTCAGAGACCGACAGGCCCTCCTCTAAACACAGGAAGCGGTGGACAGCACAACTAA
- the LOC116206260 gene encoding uncharacterized protein LOC116206260 — translation MGSSSSPSSKDEEADDPNYCSRSSPRNLFQEAVIAILRCLGFERENMTSQQVGSGLSGSAEKESEGKERESSSPLQPKEEGDQGKGDDGGGAASVSLVEYDPQSEEVGDPPAAGAEDDPPFVAQDDDPSATTVLAFRKPTGPPIDTGRGGQTN, via the exons ATGGGGTCTTCATCGTCTCCATCAAGTAAGGATGAAGAGGCTGATGATCCCAACTACTGCTCTCGCAGCTCTCCCCGGAACCTCTTCCAAGAAGCCGTGATAGCCATCCTCCGGTGCTTAGGGTTCGAAAGAGAGAACATGACATCCCAACAGGTCGGGAGCGGTTTGAGTGGTTCTGCGGAGAAGGAGAGTGAGGGCAAAGAGAGAGAATCATCTTCTCCTCTGCAGCCGAAGGAAGAGGGAGATCAAGGTAAAGGAGATGATGGAGGAGGAGCTGCCTCAGTCTCCTTGGTGGAGTATGACCCACAATCCGAGGAGGTTGGCGATCCACCTGCTGCTGGTGCCGAGGATGATCCACCCTTTGTAGcacaa GACGATGATCCTTCGGCAACAACGGTACTTGCATTTCGGAAACCTACAGGACCTCCCATAGATACAGGAAGGGGTGGGCAAACCAACTAA
- the LOC116205434 gene encoding protein EPIDERMAL PATTERNING FACTOR 2 encodes MKNLPVGAHKSFIILLLFLALLGVTSEVRSNTRGHVPAKERAASMNKETEKEQLYPTGSSLPDCTHACGPCVPCKRVMISYKCATESCPIVYRCMCKGKYYHVPSSKF; translated from the exons ATGAAGAATTTGCCCGTTGGAGCCCACAAATCCTTCATCATTTTATTGCTGTTCTTGGCTCTTCTTGGAG TAACGAGTGAAGTGAGGAGCAATACGCGAGGCCACGTACCCGCCAAG GAAAGAGCTGCAAGCATGAACAAAGAGACTGAGAAGGAGCAGCTATACCCGACAGGGTCGAGCCTGCCGGACTGTACCCATGCGTGCGGGCCATGTGTGCCATGCAAGCGAGTGATGATCAGCTACAAGTGCGCCACGGAGTCATGCCCCATCGTGTACCGGTGCATGTGTAAGGGCAAATACTACCATGTCCCTTCCAGCAAATTTTAA